One genomic segment of Vespa crabro chromosome 3, iyVesCrab1.2, whole genome shotgun sequence includes these proteins:
- the LOC124423114 gene encoding DNA mismatch repair protein Msh2 isoform X1, with amino-acid sequence MYISLGYNINKNDLFYLCKNESRMKSNTAFQKSSSTIRFFNRGDYYTLHGSDALFAAKEVFKTTSVCKMLGAEPHKTEGVILNKSHFEAFIRDLLLVKQYRVEVYINQGSSKNQNWVLEYKGSPGNLSQFEDILFANNDIALGVSVIAIKLGIEGKSRIVGLSCLDTVATSFSVCEFQDSESFSNLETFIVTLNPKECLLVQGEGSYEFDTLKQVIERSNILVTLRKKSEFSSDSVVQDLNTLIKFKKGQQQNAQSLPEVNLTLAMSATSALIKYLDLTSDEGNIHQFSLEQIKQSRYLKLDTAAIKALNIEPRLDVSSNLNGNVPASILTLLDKCRTPQGHRLIAQWIRQPLTDLALIKERHDIVEVLVKNNELRSALSEDHLRRIPDLQQLAKKLCKKKAHLQDCYKIYMSVSHLPRLIQQLSDASDITALKELIINPLKELVNDMDKFQQMIEQTIDLDAAEKGDFLVRPDFDDELKELKEEMNEMEEKVQSQLSKVADDLGLESGKSLKLETNQQFGYYFRITLKEEKVLRNKKNYSILDSNKSGVRFRNNKLSELNDEYIAAREKYTTQQKTVVTEIIEIAAGYTSPIKSIGDVIACLDVLMAFALAAANAHKAYIRPEMLSSEHGEFNLIQVRHPCLEIQDGVDYIANDVYFKRDEIHCYIITGPNMGGKSTYIRSAGVTALMAHIGSFVPCDKATISLLDCILARIGADDSQLKGLSTFMMEMIETAAILRTATSNSLVIIDELGRGTSTYEGCGIAWSIAEHLAKEIKSYCLFATHFHEVTRLSEEIPTVKNQHVTALVQNDKLTLLYKIKPGICDQSFGIHVAKMANFPNNVIEFAKRKQTELEDYQGTVFEGSNCPEKKRKIIKEADGLIAEFLNKCKTLDKSLPNPELRDKISEYKKEIRSHKNPYIEALLSEVL; translated from the exons atgtacatatctTTGggttataacataaataagaatgatttattttatttatgtaagaATGAAAGCAGGATGAAAAGTAATACTGCCTTCCAG AAATCAAGTTCTactatacgattttttaacAGAGgtgattattatacattacatGGAAGCGATGCTTTATTTGCTGCCAAAGAAGTTTTTAAAACAACATCTGTTTGCAAAATGCTTGGTGCTG aaccTCATAAAACTGAAGgtgttatattaaataaaagtcaTTTTGAGGCATTTATACGTGacttattattagtaaaacAATATAGAGTAGAAGTATACATCAATCAAGGATCGTCAAAAAACCAAAACTGGGTATTAGAATATAAAGGATCACCTGGTAATCTGTCACAATttgaagatatattatttgctAACAATGATATTGCACTTGGAGTGTCAGTAATTGCTATAAAATTAGGGATAGAAGGAAAATCCAGA atcgtAGGTTTAAGCTGTCTTGATACCGTAGCAACTTCTTTCTCAGTTTGTGAATTCCAAGATAGTGAATCTTTCTCAAATTTAGAAACATTTATTGTTACACTTAATCCAAAAGAATGTTTGCTAGTCCAGGGAGAAGGTAGTTATGAATTTGATACTTTAAAGCAG gtAATAGAAAGAAGTAATATTTTAGTtacattaagaaaaaagagcgaGTTTTCTAGTGATTCAGTTGTACAAgatttaaatacattaatcaaatttaaaaaaggcCAGCAACAAAATGCTCAATCTTTACCTGAAGTAAATTTAACATTAGCTATGTCAGCTACATCtgcattaattaaatatttggat cTGACATCTGATGAAGGAAATATTCATCAATTTAGCCtagaacaaataaaacaatCACGCTATTTAAAATTGGATACAGCAGCTATAAAAGCTCTTAATATTGAGCCTCGTTTAGATGTATCTTCTAATTTAAATGGAAATGTACCTGCAAGTATTTTGACTTTATTGGATAAATGCAGAACTCCACAAGGTCATAGATTAATTGCACAATGGATTAGACAGCCTCTTACAGATTTGGCACTTATAAAAGAAAGACATGATATTGTAGAAGTATTAGTCAAAAACAATGAATTGAGATCTGCCCTTAGCGAAGATCATTTAAGACGTATACCAGACTTACAACAATTAGctaaaaaattatgtaaaaaaaaggcTCATCTTCAAGACTGTTACAA AATTTATATGAGCGTGTCTCATTTGCCAAGATTGATACAACAACTTTCTGATGCTTCTGATATAACAGCATTAAAAGAATTGATTATAAATCCATTAAAAGAACTTGTTAACGATATGGATAAATTTCAACAAATGATTGAGCAGACTATTGATTTAGATGCAGCGGAAAAGGGAGATTTTTTAGTACGTCCAGATTTTGACGATGAATTGAAAG AActaaaggaagaaatgaatgaaatggaagaaaaagtacAATCTCAATTAAGTAAAGTAGCTGATGATTTGGGTTTAGAATCaggaaaatcattaaaattggaAACCAATCAACAGTTTGGATATTACTTTCGAATAAcgttaaaggaagaaaaggtactaagaaataaaaagaattattctaTATTAGACTCTAACAAAAGTGGTGTaagatttagaaataataaattaagtgAATTGAATGATGAATATATTGCTGCTAGAGAGAAATATACAACTCAACAGAAAACTGTTGTTacagaaattattgaaattgcag cCGGATATACTAGTCCGATTAAAAGTATTGGAGACGTTATCGCGTGTCTTGACGTTCTCATGGCATTTGCCTTAGCTGCAGCAAACGCACATAAAGCATACATACGCCCAGAAATGCTTTCTAGTGAGCACGGCGAATTTAATCTTATTCAAGTGAGACATCCTTGTTTGGAAATACAAGACGGCGTAGATTATATCGCTAACGACGTATATTTCAAAAGAG atGAGATTCATTGTTACATTATAACTGGTCCAAACATGGGCGGTAAAAGTACCTATATACGTTCTGCTGGTGTAACTGCATTAATGGCACACATTGGAAGTTTTGTTCCTTGTGATAAAGCAACAATATCTTTATTGGATTGTATATTAGCAAGAATTGGAGCTGATGATTCACAATTAAAAGGGCTCTCAACGTTTATGATGGAAATGATAGAAACAGCTGCTATTTTAAGG acaGCAACATCTAATTCACTTGTCATTATTGATGAACTTGGTAGAGGTACATCAACGTATGAAGGATGTGGTATTGCTTGGTCCATAGCaga gCATCTagcaaaagaaattaaatcttATTGCTTATTTGCAACACATTTTCACGAAGTTACGAGACTTTCTGAGGAAATACCTACTGTTAAAAATCAACACGTAACAGCTCTTGTACAAAACGATAAACTTACTTTACTTTATAAGATAAAGCCTGGTATTTGTGATCAAAGCTTTGGTATTCATGTTGCTAAGATGGCTAATTTTCCAAATAACGTAATAGAG TTTGCTAAGCGAAAACAAACAGAATTAGAGGATTATCAAGGAACAGTTTTTGAAGGATCTAATTGTCCagaaaaaaagcgaaaaattataaag gaaGCTGATGGTTTGATAGCCGAGTTTCTCAATAAATGCAAAACATTAGATAAATCTTTACCAAATCCAGAACTAAGAGATAAGATctcagaatataaaaaagaaattcgttctCATAAAAATCCATATATCGAAGCATTATTATCAGAAGTTCTCTAA
- the LOC124423114 gene encoding DNA mismatch repair protein Msh2 isoform X2 — translation MAVQPNQQFSMDPPSQISFVRYFKNLPEKSSSTIRFFNRGDYYTLHGSDALFAAKEVFKTTSVCKMLGAEPHKTEGVILNKSHFEAFIRDLLLVKQYRVEVYINQGSSKNQNWVLEYKGSPGNLSQFEDILFANNDIALGVSVIAIKLGIEGKSRIVGLSCLDTVATSFSVCEFQDSESFSNLETFIVTLNPKECLLVQGEGSYEFDTLKQVIERSNILVTLRKKSEFSSDSVVQDLNTLIKFKKGQQQNAQSLPEVNLTLAMSATSALIKYLDLTSDEGNIHQFSLEQIKQSRYLKLDTAAIKALNIEPRLDVSSNLNGNVPASILTLLDKCRTPQGHRLIAQWIRQPLTDLALIKERHDIVEVLVKNNELRSALSEDHLRRIPDLQQLAKKLCKKKAHLQDCYKIYMSVSHLPRLIQQLSDASDITALKELIINPLKELVNDMDKFQQMIEQTIDLDAAEKGDFLVRPDFDDELKELKEEMNEMEEKVQSQLSKVADDLGLESGKSLKLETNQQFGYYFRITLKEEKVLRNKKNYSILDSNKSGVRFRNNKLSELNDEYIAAREKYTTQQKTVVTEIIEIAAGYTSPIKSIGDVIACLDVLMAFALAAANAHKAYIRPEMLSSEHGEFNLIQVRHPCLEIQDGVDYIANDVYFKRDEIHCYIITGPNMGGKSTYIRSAGVTALMAHIGSFVPCDKATISLLDCILARIGADDSQLKGLSTFMMEMIETAAILRTATSNSLVIIDELGRGTSTYEGCGIAWSIAEHLAKEIKSYCLFATHFHEVTRLSEEIPTVKNQHVTALVQNDKLTLLYKIKPGICDQSFGIHVAKMANFPNNVIEFAKRKQTELEDYQGTVFEGSNCPEKKRKIIKEADGLIAEFLNKCKTLDKSLPNPELRDKISEYKKEIRSHKNPYIEALLSEVL, via the exons AAATCAAGTTCTactatacgattttttaacAGAGgtgattattatacattacatGGAAGCGATGCTTTATTTGCTGCCAAAGAAGTTTTTAAAACAACATCTGTTTGCAAAATGCTTGGTGCTG aaccTCATAAAACTGAAGgtgttatattaaataaaagtcaTTTTGAGGCATTTATACGTGacttattattagtaaaacAATATAGAGTAGAAGTATACATCAATCAAGGATCGTCAAAAAACCAAAACTGGGTATTAGAATATAAAGGATCACCTGGTAATCTGTCACAATttgaagatatattatttgctAACAATGATATTGCACTTGGAGTGTCAGTAATTGCTATAAAATTAGGGATAGAAGGAAAATCCAGA atcgtAGGTTTAAGCTGTCTTGATACCGTAGCAACTTCTTTCTCAGTTTGTGAATTCCAAGATAGTGAATCTTTCTCAAATTTAGAAACATTTATTGTTACACTTAATCCAAAAGAATGTTTGCTAGTCCAGGGAGAAGGTAGTTATGAATTTGATACTTTAAAGCAG gtAATAGAAAGAAGTAATATTTTAGTtacattaagaaaaaagagcgaGTTTTCTAGTGATTCAGTTGTACAAgatttaaatacattaatcaaatttaaaaaaggcCAGCAACAAAATGCTCAATCTTTACCTGAAGTAAATTTAACATTAGCTATGTCAGCTACATCtgcattaattaaatatttggat cTGACATCTGATGAAGGAAATATTCATCAATTTAGCCtagaacaaataaaacaatCACGCTATTTAAAATTGGATACAGCAGCTATAAAAGCTCTTAATATTGAGCCTCGTTTAGATGTATCTTCTAATTTAAATGGAAATGTACCTGCAAGTATTTTGACTTTATTGGATAAATGCAGAACTCCACAAGGTCATAGATTAATTGCACAATGGATTAGACAGCCTCTTACAGATTTGGCACTTATAAAAGAAAGACATGATATTGTAGAAGTATTAGTCAAAAACAATGAATTGAGATCTGCCCTTAGCGAAGATCATTTAAGACGTATACCAGACTTACAACAATTAGctaaaaaattatgtaaaaaaaaggcTCATCTTCAAGACTGTTACAA AATTTATATGAGCGTGTCTCATTTGCCAAGATTGATACAACAACTTTCTGATGCTTCTGATATAACAGCATTAAAAGAATTGATTATAAATCCATTAAAAGAACTTGTTAACGATATGGATAAATTTCAACAAATGATTGAGCAGACTATTGATTTAGATGCAGCGGAAAAGGGAGATTTTTTAGTACGTCCAGATTTTGACGATGAATTGAAAG AActaaaggaagaaatgaatgaaatggaagaaaaagtacAATCTCAATTAAGTAAAGTAGCTGATGATTTGGGTTTAGAATCaggaaaatcattaaaattggaAACCAATCAACAGTTTGGATATTACTTTCGAATAAcgttaaaggaagaaaaggtactaagaaataaaaagaattattctaTATTAGACTCTAACAAAAGTGGTGTaagatttagaaataataaattaagtgAATTGAATGATGAATATATTGCTGCTAGAGAGAAATATACAACTCAACAGAAAACTGTTGTTacagaaattattgaaattgcag cCGGATATACTAGTCCGATTAAAAGTATTGGAGACGTTATCGCGTGTCTTGACGTTCTCATGGCATTTGCCTTAGCTGCAGCAAACGCACATAAAGCATACATACGCCCAGAAATGCTTTCTAGTGAGCACGGCGAATTTAATCTTATTCAAGTGAGACATCCTTGTTTGGAAATACAAGACGGCGTAGATTATATCGCTAACGACGTATATTTCAAAAGAG atGAGATTCATTGTTACATTATAACTGGTCCAAACATGGGCGGTAAAAGTACCTATATACGTTCTGCTGGTGTAACTGCATTAATGGCACACATTGGAAGTTTTGTTCCTTGTGATAAAGCAACAATATCTTTATTGGATTGTATATTAGCAAGAATTGGAGCTGATGATTCACAATTAAAAGGGCTCTCAACGTTTATGATGGAAATGATAGAAACAGCTGCTATTTTAAGG acaGCAACATCTAATTCACTTGTCATTATTGATGAACTTGGTAGAGGTACATCAACGTATGAAGGATGTGGTATTGCTTGGTCCATAGCaga gCATCTagcaaaagaaattaaatcttATTGCTTATTTGCAACACATTTTCACGAAGTTACGAGACTTTCTGAGGAAATACCTACTGTTAAAAATCAACACGTAACAGCTCTTGTACAAAACGATAAACTTACTTTACTTTATAAGATAAAGCCTGGTATTTGTGATCAAAGCTTTGGTATTCATGTTGCTAAGATGGCTAATTTTCCAAATAACGTAATAGAG TTTGCTAAGCGAAAACAAACAGAATTAGAGGATTATCAAGGAACAGTTTTTGAAGGATCTAATTGTCCagaaaaaaagcgaaaaattataaag gaaGCTGATGGTTTGATAGCCGAGTTTCTCAATAAATGCAAAACATTAGATAAATCTTTACCAAATCCAGAACTAAGAGATAAGATctcagaatataaaaaagaaattcgttctCATAAAAATCCATATATCGAAGCATTATTATCAGAAGTTCTCTAA
- the LOC124423114 gene encoding DNA mismatch repair protein Msh2 isoform X3: MHWIQNYNKSSSTIRFFNRGDYYTLHGSDALFAAKEVFKTTSVCKMLGAEPHKTEGVILNKSHFEAFIRDLLLVKQYRVEVYINQGSSKNQNWVLEYKGSPGNLSQFEDILFANNDIALGVSVIAIKLGIEGKSRIVGLSCLDTVATSFSVCEFQDSESFSNLETFIVTLNPKECLLVQGEGSYEFDTLKQVIERSNILVTLRKKSEFSSDSVVQDLNTLIKFKKGQQQNAQSLPEVNLTLAMSATSALIKYLDLTSDEGNIHQFSLEQIKQSRYLKLDTAAIKALNIEPRLDVSSNLNGNVPASILTLLDKCRTPQGHRLIAQWIRQPLTDLALIKERHDIVEVLVKNNELRSALSEDHLRRIPDLQQLAKKLCKKKAHLQDCYKIYMSVSHLPRLIQQLSDASDITALKELIINPLKELVNDMDKFQQMIEQTIDLDAAEKGDFLVRPDFDDELKELKEEMNEMEEKVQSQLSKVADDLGLESGKSLKLETNQQFGYYFRITLKEEKVLRNKKNYSILDSNKSGVRFRNNKLSELNDEYIAAREKYTTQQKTVVTEIIEIAAGYTSPIKSIGDVIACLDVLMAFALAAANAHKAYIRPEMLSSEHGEFNLIQVRHPCLEIQDGVDYIANDVYFKRDEIHCYIITGPNMGGKSTYIRSAGVTALMAHIGSFVPCDKATISLLDCILARIGADDSQLKGLSTFMMEMIETAAILRTATSNSLVIIDELGRGTSTYEGCGIAWSIAEHLAKEIKSYCLFATHFHEVTRLSEEIPTVKNQHVTALVQNDKLTLLYKIKPGICDQSFGIHVAKMANFPNNVIEFAKRKQTELEDYQGTVFEGSNCPEKKRKIIKEADGLIAEFLNKCKTLDKSLPNPELRDKISEYKKEIRSHKNPYIEALLSEVL; the protein is encoded by the exons ATGCATTggatacaaaattataat AAATCAAGTTCTactatacgattttttaacAGAGgtgattattatacattacatGGAAGCGATGCTTTATTTGCTGCCAAAGAAGTTTTTAAAACAACATCTGTTTGCAAAATGCTTGGTGCTG aaccTCATAAAACTGAAGgtgttatattaaataaaagtcaTTTTGAGGCATTTATACGTGacttattattagtaaaacAATATAGAGTAGAAGTATACATCAATCAAGGATCGTCAAAAAACCAAAACTGGGTATTAGAATATAAAGGATCACCTGGTAATCTGTCACAATttgaagatatattatttgctAACAATGATATTGCACTTGGAGTGTCAGTAATTGCTATAAAATTAGGGATAGAAGGAAAATCCAGA atcgtAGGTTTAAGCTGTCTTGATACCGTAGCAACTTCTTTCTCAGTTTGTGAATTCCAAGATAGTGAATCTTTCTCAAATTTAGAAACATTTATTGTTACACTTAATCCAAAAGAATGTTTGCTAGTCCAGGGAGAAGGTAGTTATGAATTTGATACTTTAAAGCAG gtAATAGAAAGAAGTAATATTTTAGTtacattaagaaaaaagagcgaGTTTTCTAGTGATTCAGTTGTACAAgatttaaatacattaatcaaatttaaaaaaggcCAGCAACAAAATGCTCAATCTTTACCTGAAGTAAATTTAACATTAGCTATGTCAGCTACATCtgcattaattaaatatttggat cTGACATCTGATGAAGGAAATATTCATCAATTTAGCCtagaacaaataaaacaatCACGCTATTTAAAATTGGATACAGCAGCTATAAAAGCTCTTAATATTGAGCCTCGTTTAGATGTATCTTCTAATTTAAATGGAAATGTACCTGCAAGTATTTTGACTTTATTGGATAAATGCAGAACTCCACAAGGTCATAGATTAATTGCACAATGGATTAGACAGCCTCTTACAGATTTGGCACTTATAAAAGAAAGACATGATATTGTAGAAGTATTAGTCAAAAACAATGAATTGAGATCTGCCCTTAGCGAAGATCATTTAAGACGTATACCAGACTTACAACAATTAGctaaaaaattatgtaaaaaaaaggcTCATCTTCAAGACTGTTACAA AATTTATATGAGCGTGTCTCATTTGCCAAGATTGATACAACAACTTTCTGATGCTTCTGATATAACAGCATTAAAAGAATTGATTATAAATCCATTAAAAGAACTTGTTAACGATATGGATAAATTTCAACAAATGATTGAGCAGACTATTGATTTAGATGCAGCGGAAAAGGGAGATTTTTTAGTACGTCCAGATTTTGACGATGAATTGAAAG AActaaaggaagaaatgaatgaaatggaagaaaaagtacAATCTCAATTAAGTAAAGTAGCTGATGATTTGGGTTTAGAATCaggaaaatcattaaaattggaAACCAATCAACAGTTTGGATATTACTTTCGAATAAcgttaaaggaagaaaaggtactaagaaataaaaagaattattctaTATTAGACTCTAACAAAAGTGGTGTaagatttagaaataataaattaagtgAATTGAATGATGAATATATTGCTGCTAGAGAGAAATATACAACTCAACAGAAAACTGTTGTTacagaaattattgaaattgcag cCGGATATACTAGTCCGATTAAAAGTATTGGAGACGTTATCGCGTGTCTTGACGTTCTCATGGCATTTGCCTTAGCTGCAGCAAACGCACATAAAGCATACATACGCCCAGAAATGCTTTCTAGTGAGCACGGCGAATTTAATCTTATTCAAGTGAGACATCCTTGTTTGGAAATACAAGACGGCGTAGATTATATCGCTAACGACGTATATTTCAAAAGAG atGAGATTCATTGTTACATTATAACTGGTCCAAACATGGGCGGTAAAAGTACCTATATACGTTCTGCTGGTGTAACTGCATTAATGGCACACATTGGAAGTTTTGTTCCTTGTGATAAAGCAACAATATCTTTATTGGATTGTATATTAGCAAGAATTGGAGCTGATGATTCACAATTAAAAGGGCTCTCAACGTTTATGATGGAAATGATAGAAACAGCTGCTATTTTAAGG acaGCAACATCTAATTCACTTGTCATTATTGATGAACTTGGTAGAGGTACATCAACGTATGAAGGATGTGGTATTGCTTGGTCCATAGCaga gCATCTagcaaaagaaattaaatcttATTGCTTATTTGCAACACATTTTCACGAAGTTACGAGACTTTCTGAGGAAATACCTACTGTTAAAAATCAACACGTAACAGCTCTTGTACAAAACGATAAACTTACTTTACTTTATAAGATAAAGCCTGGTATTTGTGATCAAAGCTTTGGTATTCATGTTGCTAAGATGGCTAATTTTCCAAATAACGTAATAGAG TTTGCTAAGCGAAAACAAACAGAATTAGAGGATTATCAAGGAACAGTTTTTGAAGGATCTAATTGTCCagaaaaaaagcgaaaaattataaag gaaGCTGATGGTTTGATAGCCGAGTTTCTCAATAAATGCAAAACATTAGATAAATCTTTACCAAATCCAGAACTAAGAGATAAGATctcagaatataaaaaagaaattcgttctCATAAAAATCCATATATCGAAGCATTATTATCAGAAGTTCTCTAA